A section of the Vespa velutina chromosome 6, iVesVel2.1, whole genome shotgun sequence genome encodes:
- the LOC124949966 gene encoding serine protease nudel isoform X2: MRSTTSSPILTELKLGNECNRNRDCENFIANSHCYYGYCRCQPFFAEHNGTRCLESTLLGNDCIVKEQCSLKVAYSSCLEGACRCVEGYLQFRRHTCLGPAKLGEVCYEHAHCRLWDPNTHCDFLIPDLFGRCQCTAPMRRDGDICSPDSLVRPSLPLDQEINSQTITEQIMETNEENTDILMATFKPENIEDQDSTGVQISWLKNATMLLSTTTNSQLIPVNLVTRPSFVIGRPHRPSSTEIADDDDAIVIEAEPTELAQTTIVSMTPAPIKTDRHEPTTMTAISLGLPCISNLECRMADPFSRCIDGICDCNFPSNSTCNAKKGGCTPGTFQCRSSGNCISWFFVCDGRADCIDGSDEECSKGSCPAQAFKCAKSGICVSRAGLCDGNRDCPDNEDEKDCNNRRKCPEGAFRCNNGQCLPAYEFCNAVVSCRDGSDEPRGACRTRYRGRIAPRTCPFKCDNGRCRSDAIACSGRDGCGDGSDEQHCSVCKCADIV; the protein is encoded by the exons ATG cgcTCGACAACGTCTTCGCCGATATTGACGGAGCTCAAGCTTGGCAATGAATGCAACAGGAACAGAGATTGCGAAAATTTCATCGCCAACAGTCATTGCTACTATGGTTACTGTCGGTGTCAACCCTTTTTCGCTGAACACAATGGAACACGTTGCCTCGAGT CTACTCTATTAGGTAACGATTGTATCGTAAAGGAACAGTGCTCGTTGAAGGTAGCATACAGTAGCTGTCTCGAAGGAGCATGCAGATGCGTCGAAGGTTATTTGCAATTTCGAAGACACACCTGTTTAGGAC CTGCAAAATTGGGAGAGGTGTGTTACGAACACGCTCATTGTCGATTATGGGATCCAAATACTCACTGTGACTTTCTTATTCCTGATCTATTCGGACGCTGTCAATGTACAGCTCCTATGCGTCGTGATGGTGACATCTGCAGTCCTGACAGTCTCGTAAGGCCTTCTTTACCCTTGGATCAAGAAATTAATTCACAGACGATAACCGAACAGATCATGGAAACCAACGAAGAGAATACAGATATTTTAATGGCAACTTTTAAACCAGAGAACATTGAAGATCAGGATAGTACCG GAGTTCAGATATCTTGGTTGAAGAATGCAACGATGCTTTTATCGACGACAACGAACAGTCAACTAATACCTGTTAATTTAGTGACCAGACCTAGTTTTGTAATCGGTAGACCACATCGACCAAGTTCTACCGAGATTGCCGATGACGATGATGCAATTGTCATTGAAGCTGAACCTACGGAACTAGCTCAGACCACGATAGTTTCAATGACTCCag CTCCGATCAAAACGGATCGTCACGAACCAACGACGATGACAGCCATCAGTTTAGGTCTCCCATGTATCTCTAATTTAGAATGTCGAATGGCGGATCCATTCTCGAGATGTATCGACGGAATATGTGATTGTAATTTCCCTTCAAATTCAACTTGCAATGCAAAGAAAGGTGGTTGTACTCCAGGTACCTTCCAATGTAGAAGTTCAGGTAACTGCATCAGTTGGTTCTTCGTTTGCGATGGTCGTGCAGATTGCATTGACGGCTCTGACGAGGAGTGTTCCAAGGGTAGTTGTCCTGCTCAAGCTTTTAAATGCGCAAAAAGTGGCATTTGCGTGTCCCGAGCAGGTCTTTGTGATGGAAACAGAGATTGTCCGGACAACGAGGATGAAAAGGATTGCAACAATCGGCGAA AATGTCCCGAGGGAGCATTCAGATGTAACAATGGCCAATGTTTACCGGCGTATGAGTTCTGCAATGCAGTAGTATCTTGTCGGGATGGCAGCGACGAACCTAGAGGAGCCTGTCGAACACGATATCGTGGTAGAATAGCGCCTAGGACGTGTCCTTTCAAATGCGATAATGGCAGATGTCGTTCAGATGCGATTGCCTGTAGTGGACGTGACGGATGTGGTGATGGCTCCGATGAACAACATTGCTCCGTCTGTA AATGTGCCGATATAGTCTGA
- the LOC124949966 gene encoding serine protease nudel isoform X1 — protein sequence MLEYRVTVLLACITIINLRSTTSSPILTELKLGNECNRNRDCENFIANSHCYYGYCRCQPFFAEHNGTRCLESTLLGNDCIVKEQCSLKVAYSSCLEGACRCVEGYLQFRRHTCLGPAKLGEVCYEHAHCRLWDPNTHCDFLIPDLFGRCQCTAPMRRDGDICSPDSLVRPSLPLDQEINSQTITEQIMETNEENTDILMATFKPENIEDQDSTGVQISWLKNATMLLSTTTNSQLIPVNLVTRPSFVIGRPHRPSSTEIADDDDAIVIEAEPTELAQTTIVSMTPAPIKTDRHEPTTMTAISLGLPCISNLECRMADPFSRCIDGICDCNFPSNSTCNAKKGGCTPGTFQCRSSGNCISWFFVCDGRADCIDGSDEECSKGSCPAQAFKCAKSGICVSRAGLCDGNRDCPDNEDEKDCNNRRKCPEGAFRCNNGQCLPAYEFCNAVVSCRDGSDEPRGACRTRYRGRIAPRTCPFKCDNGRCRSDAIACSGRDGCGDGSDEQHCSVCKCADIV from the exons ATGCTTGAATATCGTGTAACTGTACTACTCGCGTGCATCACTATAATTAATTTG cgcTCGACAACGTCTTCGCCGATATTGACGGAGCTCAAGCTTGGCAATGAATGCAACAGGAACAGAGATTGCGAAAATTTCATCGCCAACAGTCATTGCTACTATGGTTACTGTCGGTGTCAACCCTTTTTCGCTGAACACAATGGAACACGTTGCCTCGAGT CTACTCTATTAGGTAACGATTGTATCGTAAAGGAACAGTGCTCGTTGAAGGTAGCATACAGTAGCTGTCTCGAAGGAGCATGCAGATGCGTCGAAGGTTATTTGCAATTTCGAAGACACACCTGTTTAGGAC CTGCAAAATTGGGAGAGGTGTGTTACGAACACGCTCATTGTCGATTATGGGATCCAAATACTCACTGTGACTTTCTTATTCCTGATCTATTCGGACGCTGTCAATGTACAGCTCCTATGCGTCGTGATGGTGACATCTGCAGTCCTGACAGTCTCGTAAGGCCTTCTTTACCCTTGGATCAAGAAATTAATTCACAGACGATAACCGAACAGATCATGGAAACCAACGAAGAGAATACAGATATTTTAATGGCAACTTTTAAACCAGAGAACATTGAAGATCAGGATAGTACCG GAGTTCAGATATCTTGGTTGAAGAATGCAACGATGCTTTTATCGACGACAACGAACAGTCAACTAATACCTGTTAATTTAGTGACCAGACCTAGTTTTGTAATCGGTAGACCACATCGACCAAGTTCTACCGAGATTGCCGATGACGATGATGCAATTGTCATTGAAGCTGAACCTACGGAACTAGCTCAGACCACGATAGTTTCAATGACTCCag CTCCGATCAAAACGGATCGTCACGAACCAACGACGATGACAGCCATCAGTTTAGGTCTCCCATGTATCTCTAATTTAGAATGTCGAATGGCGGATCCATTCTCGAGATGTATCGACGGAATATGTGATTGTAATTTCCCTTCAAATTCAACTTGCAATGCAAAGAAAGGTGGTTGTACTCCAGGTACCTTCCAATGTAGAAGTTCAGGTAACTGCATCAGTTGGTTCTTCGTTTGCGATGGTCGTGCAGATTGCATTGACGGCTCTGACGAGGAGTGTTCCAAGGGTAGTTGTCCTGCTCAAGCTTTTAAATGCGCAAAAAGTGGCATTTGCGTGTCCCGAGCAGGTCTTTGTGATGGAAACAGAGATTGTCCGGACAACGAGGATGAAAAGGATTGCAACAATCGGCGAA AATGTCCCGAGGGAGCATTCAGATGTAACAATGGCCAATGTTTACCGGCGTATGAGTTCTGCAATGCAGTAGTATCTTGTCGGGATGGCAGCGACGAACCTAGAGGAGCCTGTCGAACACGATATCGTGGTAGAATAGCGCCTAGGACGTGTCCTTTCAAATGCGATAATGGCAGATGTCGTTCAGATGCGATTGCCTGTAGTGGACGTGACGGATGTGGTGATGGCTCCGATGAACAACATTGCTCCGTCTGTA AATGTGCCGATATAGTCTGA
- the LOC124949954 gene encoding elongation factor Tu, mitochondrial-like: MAFISVREIVNPVFQQTIRQVHLNRHIVNCQQHKILCSRLLSPIITSQRFYAEKKIFNRDKPHCNVGTIGHVDHGKTTLTAAITKVLSEKQLATAKGYSEIDNAPEEKARGITINVAHIEYQTEKRHYGHTDCPGHADYIKNMITGTAQMDGAILVVAATDGTMPQTKEHLILAKQIGIEHIIIFINKIDAADAEMVELVEMEIRELLTEMGFDGEKIPVVKGSALCALEGKNPEIGSQAILKLLDAIDNNVPTPVRDLDKPFLLPVETIYSIPGRGTVVTGRLERGKIKKGMDCEFIGYNKTIKTVITGIEMFHQILEEAHAGDQLGALVRGLKRTEIKRGMIMCKPGSMKAYDHFEAQVYVLSVEEGGRKKPLRNLAQLQMFCKTWDVAAQINLNDKAMIMPGEDCKFEIKLIRPMVCEKGQRFTFRDGSTTLGTGVITNILPSLTLDQRTNLLEGKKKKQKMQE; this comes from the exons aTGGCGTTTATCTCTGTTCGAGAAATTGTTAATCCAG TTTTTCAACAAACCATCAGACAAGTACATCTTAATCGGCACATTGTTAACTgt caacaacataAGATATTATGTAGCCGATTATTATCACCAATTATAACTAGTCAAAGATTTTatgcagaaaagaaaatctttaacaGAGATAAACCTCATTGTAATGTTGGAACGATAGGTCATGTCGATCATGGAAAGACCACCTTGACAGCTGCTATAACGAAAG TTCTTTCTGAAAAGCAATTGGCTACGGCTAAAGGTTACAGTGAAATTGACAATGCTCCTGAAGAAAAAGCTCGTGGTATAACTATTAATGTAGCACATATTGAATATCAAACAGAGAAACGTCATTATGGCCATACAGATTGTCCAGGTCATGCtgattacattaaaaatatgattactGGTACTGCACAGATGGACGGTGCTATTTTGGTTGTAGCAGCCACTGATGGTACCATGCCTCAAACTAAAGAGCATTTAATTCTTGCAAAACAAATTGGAATcgaacatataattatttttatcaacaag ATCGATGCTGCTGATGCCGAAATGGTAGAATTGGTAGAAATGGAAATAAGAGAATTATTAACTGAAATGGGCTTTGACGGAGAAAAAATACCTGTTGTTAAAGGCAGTGCTCTTTGTGCACTTGAAGGAAAAAATCCTGAAATTGGTTCACAGGCCATATTGAAACTTTTAGATGcaatagataataatgtaCCAACTCCAGTGAGGGATTTGGATAAACCATTTTTATTACCAGTGGAAACTATTTATTCAATCCCTGGTAGAGGTACTGTAGTCACTGGTAGATTAGaacgaggaaaaataaaaaaaggaatggatTGTGAATTCATtggatataataaaactataaagaCCGTGATCACTGGTATTGAAATGTTCCATCAAATATTGGAGGAAGCACACGCTGGTGATCAATTAGGTGCTCTAGTTAGAGGTTTGAAAAGAACAGAAATCAAAAGAGGTATGATTATGTGCAAGCCAGGCTCTATGAAAGCATATGATCATTTTGAAGCGCAAGTATATGTATTAAGCGTAGAAGAAGGAGGTAGAAAGAAACCTCTTAGAAATCTCGCACAATTGCAAATGTTTTGTAAAACTTGGGATGTTGCAGCAcagattaatttaaatgataaggCAATGATTATGCCAGGAGAAGATTGCAA atttgaaattaaattaattcgccCTATGGTATGTGAAAAAGGCCAGAGATTCACGTTTCGCGATGGAAGTACAACTTTAGGAACTGGAGTAATCACGAATATTCTACCATCTTTAACACTTGACCAGCGTACAAACCTtttagaaggaaagaagaaaaagcaaaaaatgcaagaataa